CAGCGTGGCTGGCATTGGTGCCTCTGGCCCGAGAGCCCTGAATAATCTCGGCCATGCTGCAGTCGCTGTTGCAGCGGGACGACAGTAGGTCCGTGGTTGAGcagctctgctgctgcgggtCCTGGAGGCGGCGTTTCCTGTAGTTAGCCTCCCCGACATGGAACGTCATGGCACTGGTGCGCTGCCTCTCAGAGCCGGCGGCCAGAATGGCTGGGACGCTCTTGGTGGCCTGCAGGAGGGGCATCGAGGGTGACACACCGTGAAAGTAACCCTCGTAGAGGACGAAGTGATTGGCCTGCGGAATGGTGCGCACCAGGCCGTAGTGGCGGGCCATGAAGAGTATCAGCTTCTGGGACGGACGGTCAACCGATAGCTTCGACGGGGTCCACTTCTCCTCCGCCAGCATGGCCTCGAAGAGCTCCTTGCCCAGGCCACAGCGCTGCCGGGACTCGTGCACATAAAAGTCCAGGACGGCCGGAGCCCGCTGCACCTTGTGCACCTGGCCGGTCTCGTCGTACAAATAGAGATCCTTGGTGCCGACCTTCAGCAGCCCAACGACCACTCCGTTGGCTCCTTCCTTTCCATCCGCCATCAGATACACGGTTTGGTTGTCGCTCTTCTCCAGGCGCTGGGCCGTCGTCACCGGGTTGATGAGGTCCTGGGCTGTGGCCGACAGCTGGCCCATACGGTCGATTACCTCCGCCATCTTCAAAGTAACGTCCGCGCACATAAAACGCTTACCGGAAAAGTTCTGCGGCAGCAGGTCCGACGACACTTTTATAATCGCCTCTGGGAACAGAGGCTTAATATCAAAGCAGAAGTCCGTCATTGCATTTAGTTATTCTGTGTTGTCCTGGCCGAAATAAAATTCTGATAGAAACTTATACGAGAGTGAATATAGTTGAATTTTAACACTTACAGTGGCAGATGTTAATTTTTCCGATTGTTACCGATTTCCTAGTAGTTCGATGTTTTTCCTGCCGATGTTTCTCGGACCAACACTGAGCATTGACTATATTTCGGAAGCCCCAGGCGCAGATAGCTGACACAAAAGTTATGTGATCAAATTTCTAGATTTTTTCGTAACTCTGTGACAATATGTCTATAAATTATTATCCATACGAATATTTTTCATACAGAAAGTACAAGCAATAACCTCAATTCCCGTGCATGCTGCGGTCACACTAAGCGATTAAGTATCggcaaaaaaaaggtaaataaATCGAAAACCACCATATGGTGAATAGccaataaaaatgtaataaaactCTACGACTTCGTTAGAATAAAACTTTTCAATGAAAGAAACCACGAATTTAATTCTGTTTGTGATGACTCAATCGATACCAATTGGCTGGCACTACCGACAGCTTCCAACACTGTCAATTCGTGgaatttaattagtttaatCAATTGAAAATGTGTAAAGTTGTCCGTGGCTCAACTGGCAACATGCCACTGATCAAGCCATCCTTTGGGGGATatgcattcccattcccatttacGGATGAGGCAAGCCACAAGCAACAAAGGGTGGCACAAGCCACAAATGatggctgcggctgcttccACTGATCGGTGTTATTGCCCGGCTCTGGGTTCGGGTTTGTGCAGGTAAAGCATTCATCAATATTTGGTCCATCTACGTCTAGCTGCAAGTAGGGGAGTTTCTGGCTTCGATAGATCATTCACTGGGCGAATCGAACCCGTTGTCTATACGGTTGTCTATATGGTCTATATGGAATATATTTCACAGGAGATCTCATGAATTCTGCACTCTACTACATAGGGACCAAAGTAAGGGTTAAGACGCAGCTGCTTGACCAGAGAGAACGGCAATGCCAATTTCGGGCCTGGCAGAAAggacagcagctgcttccGAGGGGTCACACGCGTGGATACCTTGCTCGGCATTGAGGGGAACTTTCGCCA
The sequence above is a segment of the Drosophila pseudoobscura strain MV-25-SWS-2005 chromosome X, UCI_Dpse_MV25, whole genome shotgun sequence genome. Coding sequences within it:
- the LOC6901295 gene encoding alpha-tubulin N-acetyltransferase 1-like, which produces MTDFCFDIKPLFPEAIIKVSSDLLPQNFSGKRFMCADVTLKMAEVIDRMGQLSATAQDLINPVTTAQRLEKSDNQTVYLMADGKEGANGVVVGLLKVGTKDLYLYDETGQVHKVQRAPAVLDFYVHESRQRCGLGKELFEAMLAEEKWTPSKLSVDRPSQKLILFMARHYGLVRTIPQANHFVLYEGYFHGVSPSMPLLQATKSVPAILAAGSERQRTSAMTFHVGEANYRKRRLQDPQQQSCSTTDLLSSRCNSDCSMAEIIQGSRARGTNASHAADGQISRTNVRHT